One Aphidius gifuensis isolate YNYX2018 linkage group LG3, ASM1490517v1, whole genome shotgun sequence DNA window includes the following coding sequences:
- the LOC122853245 gene encoding chitin deacetylase 1, whose amino-acid sequence MRIMKSSLVILLLGAVAISQGQDDKKAESFESEICKDKDAGEWFRLVAGEGDNCRDVIQCTSSGLQAIRCPAGLYFDIDKQTCDWKDSVKNCKTKNKERKVKPLLFTEEPLCPDGSLACGNSACVERGLFCNGERDCEDGSDENSCDMDNDPNRAPPCDPAVCVLPDCFCSEDGTTIPGDLPLKDVPQMITITFDDAINNNNIGLYKEMFNGKRRNPNGCDIKATFFVSHKYTNYSAVQEMHRKGHEIAVHSISHNDSEQFWSDASVDDWAKEMAGMRIIAEKYANLTDNSVVGVRSPYLRVGGNNQFTMMEEQAFLYDSTITAALSNPPLWPYTMYFKMPHRCHGNLQHCPTRSHAVWEMVMNELDRREDPENDEYSQGCAMVDSCSNILTGDQFYNFLNHNFNRHYDTNRAPLGLYFHAAWLKNNPEFLDAFLYWIDEVLANHNDVYFVTMTQVIQWIQNPRTVTEAKNFEQWREKCVVDGPPACWVPHNCKLTSKDVPGETLNLQTCVRCPNYYPWLADPTGDGFY is encoded by the exons ATGAGGATAATGAAATCCTCATTGGTGATATTGCTGCTTGGGGCAGTTGCAATTTCTC aggGTCAGGATGATAAAAAAGCTGAAAGCTTTGAAAGTGAAATTTGCAAGGACAAGGACGCTGGTGAATGGTTCCGGCTAGTTGCCGGTGAAGGTGATAATTGTCGTGATGTTATACAATGTACAAGTTCTGGTCTTCAAGCAATAAGATGTCCAGCTGgtctttattttgatattgataaacaaacaTGTGATTGGAAAGATTcagttaaaaattgtaaaactaaaaataaagaacGTAAAGTTAaaccattattatttactgaAGAACCATTATGCCCAGATGGTTCATTAGCATGTGGTAATTCAGCTTGTGTTGAACGTGGTCTTTTTTGTAATGGTGAAAGAGATTGTGAAGATGGTTCTGATGAAAATTCATGTG aTATGGACAATGATCCAAATAGAGCACCACCATGTGATCCAGCTGTATGTGTATTACCAGATTGTTTTTGTTCAGAAGATGGTACAACAATACCCGGTGATTTACCATTAAAAGACGTACCACAAATGATAACAATAACATTTGATGAtgctattaataataacaatattggTCTTTACAAAGAAATGTTTAATGGTAAACGTAGAAATCCAAATGGCTGTGACATCAAGGCAACCTTCTTTGTCTCTCACAAGTATACAAACTACTCAGCCGTTCAAGAGATGCATCGTAAAGGTCATGAAATTGCTGTACACTCAATATc acacaATGACAGTGAACAATTTTGGTCTGATGCTTCAGTTGATGATTGGGCAAAAGAAATGGCTGGTATGAGAATAATTGCTGAAAAATATGCAAATTTAACAGACAACAGTGTTGTTGGTGTACGTTCACCATATTTAAGAGTAGGtggaaataatcaatttaccATGATGGAAGAACAAGCATTTCTTTATGATTCAACAATAACAGCTGCTCTTAGTAATCCACCTCTATGGCCTTAtacaatgtattttaaaatgccACATCGTTGTCATGGTAATCTTCAACATTGTCCAACAAG aTCTCATGCAGTTTGGGAAATGGTTATGAATGAACTTGATAGAAGAGAAGATCCagaaaatgatgaatattCACAAGGTTGTGCTATGGTTGATTCATGTAGTAATATATTAACTGgtgatcaattttataattttttgaatcataATTTCAATCGTCATTATGATACAAATCGTGCACCACTTGGTCTTTATTTCCATGCAGCatggttaaaaaataatccagaatTTCTTGATGCATTTTTATATTGGATTGATGAAGTATTAGCAAATcataatgatgtttattttgtaACAATGACACAAGTTATACAGTGGATACAAAATCCACGTACTGTTACTGaagctaaaaattttgaacAATGGAGAGAAAAATGTGTTGTTGATGGACCACCAGCATGCTGGGTACCacataattgtaaattaacatCAAAGGATGTACCAGGTGAAACATTAAATCTTCAGACTTGTGTTAGGTGTCCAAATTATTATCCATGGTTGGCTGATCCTACTGGTGATGGTTTTTACTAG
- the LOC122851109 gene encoding uncharacterized protein LOC122851109 → MQKPLRELSRLCLGNHNNSIVATTDVVRNEPPSGLPLLQVWPSDSPREPVDGETFIFPDNHDSINDSGIESIQASPSPCGVACTSAATSPQQSRRPSLLHPDHARLNLHHLHHHSGNSSKHPPSPDRYSIDEDAPPAPPSPSSSTTSSLRSMPSSAIASVHSTHDRRRSSRYSMFDALDLEYALLRAAARGSVGPYSFSESLHKLTFTQSLAFPALARGLASKQSLPTRRPQRPTEDGLNAFAKVVTALVLMLVSVLVFGVVYKFVRT, encoded by the exons ATGCAG aAACCATTGAGAGAGCTGAGCCGGCTATGCCTGGGTAATCACAACAATTCAATTGTTGCTACGACGGATGTCGTTCGTAATGAGCCACCAAGTGGACTGCCTTTGCTTCAAGTATGGCCAAGTGATTCACCCAGAGAACCTGTTGATGGTGAAACATTTATATTTCCTGATAATCATGACAGTATTAATGACAGTGGAATTGAATCAATCCAG gCATCACCATCACCTTGTGGAGTAGCTTGTACAAGTGCAGCAACAAGTCCACAACAATCACGTCGTCCAAGTCTTCTTCATCCAGATCATGCACGTTTAAATTTACATCATTTACATCATCACAGTGGTAACTCTTCAAAACATCCACCATCACCAGATAGATATTCAATTGATGAAGATGCACCACCAGCACCACCAAGTCCATCAAGTTCAACAACAAGTAGCTTGAGATCAATGCCAAGTTCAGCAATTGCTTCTGTACATTCAACTCATGATAGAAGAAGAAGTagcag ATACAGTATGTTTGATGCACTGGATTTAGAGTATGCTTTATTGCGAGCAGCAGCAAGAGGCTCAGTTGGTCCATATTCATTTTCTGAATCATTACACAAACTAACATTTACTCAAAGTCTTGCATTTCCAGCATTAGCACGTGGTCTTGCATCAAAACAAAGTTTACCAACTAGACGTCCACAAAGACCAACTGAAGATGGTTTAAATGCATTTGCTAAAGTTGTAACAGCATTGGTATTGATGCTTGTTAGTGTACTTGTATTTGgtgttgtttataaatttgtgaGAACGTGA
- the LOC122853229 gene encoding adenylate cyclase type 3-like: MPSHKHILPNEESYLKSGRPSSLFKSNFSCEKLERVYRASSLQQRRGGLHCFLLSAIFYDIYTIISPEPELQARGVCAIFMGLNLGLLAIAERGTTARNTLWSALPHLAWHLSTAQLLVQLFLKPDVTQRDSLGWLLLLIYLLFATLPLRLLHCALLALGTVTTYVVAVVGLGKNPFQTPIDVLIVTVSLSMGSAILGTSSYSLAEFQQRRAFLETRQCLQAQLVIEEQSAEQERLLLSVLPEHVAVKMRQDLGASLDTQFKKIYMSRHENVSILYADIVGFTAISSTYSASELVKILNELFARFDRLSEWYEQLRIKILGDCYYCISGAPVERRDHAILSVHMGLSMVKAIKYVQAKTNSPVDMRVGIHTGAVLAGVLGQRQWQFDVYSKDVELANKMESSGKAGRVHISNTTLSFLNDEFEVEPAYGENREEALAKAGLVTYFIVRALKPFKPSINRSVTSLSDAETSQGIIDHSESINNREDSKDFRERLRKELDNRDGRSKLKDHASWLTLQFKDPNVETAFHSSGEAFSPLSLLGGPLVLICAVPIWRIQPWGLFTWGGAGVVSLFAIVLAGATCLGSAVRARWLRRTLALLMIFSLSIFLLLDMGNCAIIDEQVPPTNASIKSTKCPFPSYYSYVGVLALIVISMPAYVSYLGKSVMMFMLAGAQCFINISMLGGGLDREDASSYSADPVPFPLKYSLSAVLMTVATTLVAVARYAEKARRILYLCGREVVAQRERAADMKRRNGALIYNILPPHVAAYFLSTMRHHDDLYSQSYSEVGVLFASMPNFADFYSEESINNQGLECLRFLNEVISDFDAILDQPRFACIIKIKTIGSTYMAASGITENEDSEDGPRWNHLSMLVEFALELKKALSLINEQSFNHFVLKMGINHGPVTAGVIGARKPHYDIWGNTVNVASRMESTGKVGHIQVTDETRKILEPFSYGFEQRGMVFVKGKGQLLTHYLTSKNGVYLRLDSDLPVVPAHPIIYQ; this comes from the exons atgccaTCACATAAACATATATTGCCAAATGAGGAGTCATACCTAAAATCAGGTAGACCctcaagtttatttaaatcaaatttttcatgtgAAAAATTGGAAAGAGTTTATCGTGCATCATCATTACAACAACGTCGTGGTGGTTTacattgttttcttttatcagcaattttttatgatatttatacaataatatcacCAGAACCAGAATTACAAGCACGTGGTGTATGTGCTATATTTATGGGACTTAATCTTGGTTTACTAGCAATTGCTGAACGTGGTACAACTGCTAGAAATACATTATGGTCAGCATTACCACATCTAGCATGGCATTTATCAACAGCACAATTACttgtacaattatttttaaaaccagATGTCACACAAAGAGACAGTCTTGgatggttattattattaatttatttattatttgcaacATTACCACTTAGATTATTACATTGTGCTTTACTTGCACTTGGTACTGTTACTACAtatgttgttgctgttgttggcCTTGGTAAAAATCCTTTTCAAACACCAATTGACGTCTTG ataGTTACAGTTTCATTGTCAATGGGTTCAGCAATATTGGGTACATCAAGTTATTCATTAGCTGAATTTCAACAACGTCGTGCATTTTTAGAAACACGTCAATGTTTACAAGCACAACTTGTTATTGAAGAACAAAGTGCTGAACAAGAACGTTTGTTATTAAGTGTATTACCAGAACATGTTGCTGTTAAAATGAGACAAGATCTTGGTGCATCACTTGatacacaatttaaaaaaatttatatgtcaCGTCATGAAAATGTATCAATACTTTATGCTGATATTGTTGGTTTTACTGCTATATCATCAACTTACAGCGCCAGTGAACTCGTCAAAATTCTCAATGAACTTTTTGCTCGTTTTGATCGACTCAGTGAATG GTACGAAcaattgagaataaaaattctGGGTGATTGTTATTACTGCATAAGTGGAGCACCAGTAGAAAGACGTGATCATGCAATATTATCAGTTCACATGGGTTTATCAATGGTGAAAGCAATAAAATATGTTCAAGCAAAAACAAATAGTCCAGTTGATATGAGAGTTGGTATTCATACTGGTGCAGTATTAGCTGGTGTGCTTGGTCAAAGACAATGGCAATTTGATGTTTACAGTAAAGATGTTGAGCTTGCAAATAAAATGGAAAGCAGTGGAAAAGCTGg acgTGTTCATATTTCAAATACAACACTGAGTTTTCTCAATGATGAATTTGAAGTTGAACCAGCATACGGAGAAAATCGTGAAGAAGCACTTGCAAAAGCTGGTCTTGTaacttattttattgttagaGCACTTAAACCATTTAAACCAAGTATAAATAGAAGTGTTACATCACTGAGTGATGCTGAAACATCACAAGGAATAATTGATCATTCAGAAAGCATAAATAATCGTGAAGATTCAAAAGATTTTCGTGAACGATTACGTAAAGAACTTGACAACAGAg atggTCGATCAAAACTGAAGGATCATGCATCATGGTTAACACTTCAATTTAAAGATCCAAATGTTGAGACAGCATTTCACAGTTCTGGTGAAGCATTTTCACCACTTTCATTGcttg gtGGACCATTAGTTCTTATTTGTGCTGTACCAATATGGAGGATACAACCTTGGGGTCTTTTTACATGGGGAGGTGCTGGTGTTGTATCATTATTTGCAATTGTACTTGCTGGTGCAACATGTCTAGGAAGTGCAGTTAGAGCAAGATGGCTTCGTCGAACACTTGCactattaatgatattttcaCTCAGTATATTTCTTCTTCTTGATATG gGTAATTGTGCAATAATTGATGAACAAGTACCACCAACAAATGcatcaataaaatcaacaaaatgtcCATTTCCATCGTATTATTCTTATGTTGGTGTCCTGGCATTGATTGTTATTTCAATGCCAGCTTATGTTAGTTATCTTGGTAAATCAGTCATGATGTTTATGCTTGCTGGTGCACAatgtttcatcaatatttcGATGCTTGGTGGTGGGTTAGATCGTGAAGATGCTTCTTCATATTCAGCTGATCCAGTACCATTTCCTCTCAAGTATTCATTGTCAGCAGTATTGATGACTGTTGCAACGACACTCGTTGCTGTTGCCAGATAt gcAGAAAAAGCAAGAAGAATACTTTATTTATGTGGTCGTGAAGTTGTTGCACAACGTGAAAGAGCAGCTGATATGAAAAGACGAAATGGTGcattgatttataatattttaccaCCTCATGTTGctgcatattttttatcaacaatgcGTCATCATGATGATCTTTACAGTCAAAGTTATTCAGAAGTTGGTGTATTATTTGCAAGTATGCCAAATTTTGCTGATTTTTATAGTGAAGAAAGTATTAATAATCAAGGATTAGAATGTCTCAGATTTTTGAATGAAGTTATCTCAGATTTCGATGCA ataCTGGATCAACCAAGATTTGcatgtattataaaaataaaaacaattggtTCAACTTACATGGCAGCATCAGGAATAACTGAAAATGAAGATTCAGAAGATGGACCAAGATGGAATCATTTATCAATGCTTGTTGAATTTgcacttgaattaaaaaaagcattatcacttataaatgaacaaagttttaatcattttgtattaaaaatgggAATAAATCATGGTCCAGTAACTGCTGGTGTTATTGGTGCTAGAAAACCACATTATGATATTTGGGGAAATACTGTTAATGTTGCATCAAGAATGGAAAGTACAGGAAAAGTTGGACACATACAG GTCACGGACGAAACAAGAAAAATCCTTGAACCTTTTAGTTATGGTTTTGAACAAAGAGGAATGGTATTTGTCAAGGGTAAAGGTCAACTGTTAACCCACTATTTAACATCTAAAAATGGAGTTTATTTAAGACTGGACAGTGATCTTCCAGTTGTACCAGCGCATCCAATCATCTATCagtaa